One stretch of Glycine soja cultivar W05 chromosome 7, ASM419377v2, whole genome shotgun sequence DNA includes these proteins:
- the LOC114420697 gene encoding pentatricopeptide repeat-containing protein At4g11690-like — MVKVPPTKALLLFNTATYQGLQHTSHSISFILNHLLSSGMLPQAQSLILRLISGRIPSSLMLQLTQAHFTPCSTYTPLYDTVVNAYVHSHSTDQALTFLHHMIHEGHVPLSNTFNNLLCLLIRSNYFDKAWWIFNELKSKVVLDAYSFGIMIKGCCEAGYFVKGFRLLAMLEEFGLSPNVVIYTTLIDGCCKDGNVMLAKNLFCKMNRLGLVPNPHTYSVLMNGFFKQGLQREGFQMYENMKRSGIVPNAYAYNCLISEYCNDGMVDKAFKVFAEMREKGIACGVMTYNILIGGLCRGKKFGEAVKLVHKVNKVGLSPNIVTYNILINGFCDVRKMDSAVRLFNQLKSSGLSPTLVTYNTLIAGYSKVENLAGALDLVKEMEERCIAPSKVTYTILIDAFARLNHTEKASEMLSLMEKSGLVPDVYTYSVLLHGLCVHGNMKEASKLFKSLGEMHLQPNSVIYNTMIHGYCKEGSSYRALRLLKEMVHSGMVPNVASFCSTIGLLCRDEKWKEAELLLGQMINSGLKPSVSLYKMVHKVKGDV; from the coding sequence ATGGTGAAAGTGCCTCCAACAAAAGCACTCTTGTTGTTCAACACCGCAACCTATCAAGGCCTTCAGCACACTTCCCACTCTATCTCCTTCATCCTAAATCATCTCCTTTCCTCTGGCATGCTACCCCAAGCCCAATCTCTAATCCTGCGTCTAATCTCTGGTCGAATCCCCTCCTCCTTAATGCTTCAACTAACACAAGCCCATTTCACCCCTTGTTCAACCTACACTCCTCTCTATGACACAGTTGTCAATGCCTATGTTCATTCTCATTCAACCGACCAAGCCCTCACTTTTCTACACCACATGATTCACGAGGGCCATGTTCCTTTATCAAACACCTTCAATAATCTTCTGTGCTTACTCATTAGGTCTAATTATTTCGATAAAGCTTGGTGGATATTCAATGAATTGAAGAGTAAAGTTGTTCTGGATGCCTACAGTTTTGGGATTATGATCAAGGGTTGTTGTGAAGCTGGTTACTTTGTGAAAGGCTTTCGGCTTTTGGCCATGCTGGAAGAGTTTGGTTTGTCTCCGAATGTTGTTATATACACTACTTTGATTGATGGGTGTTGCAAGGATGGAAATGTTATGCTGGCAAAGAATTTGTTTTGCAAGATGAATAGGTTGGGTTTGGTTCCCAACCCGCATACTTATAGTGTGTTAATGAATGGGTTTTTCAAGCAAGGACTTCAAAGGGAAGGGTTTCAGATGTATGAAAATATGAAGCGAAGTGGAATTGTTCCTAATGCTTATGCTTACAATTGTCTTATTAGTGAATATTGTAACGATGGGATGGTGGATAAAGCTTTTAAGGTGTTCGCTGAAATGCGTGAGAAAGGTATTGCATGTGGGGTTATGACTTATAACATTTTAATAGGCGGGCTGTGTCGAGGGAAGAAGTTTGGGGAAGCAGTGAAGTTGGTTCATAAAGTCAACAAAGTTGGTCTTAGTCCTAACATAGTTACGTACAACATACTGATCAATGGGTTTTGCGATGTTAGAAAAATGGACAGTGCTGTTAGATTATTCAATCAGTTGAAGTCAAGTGGACTATCGCCAACGTTAGTGACTTATAATACTTTGATTGCAGGGTATTCTAAGGTTGAGAATTTAGCAGGAGCTCTTGACTTGGTCAAGGAAATGGAAGAGAGATGCATTGCTCCTTCCAAAGTGACATATACGATTCTAATTGATGCCTTTGCGAGACTAAATCATACGGAGAAAGCTAGCGAGATGCTTTCTTTAATGGAGAAGTCTGGTTTGGTTCCAGATGTTTACACATACAGTGTCCTACTTCATGGGTTATGTGTGCATGGTAACATGAAAGAAGCGTCAAAACTCTTCAAATCATTGGGTGAGATGCACCTCCAACCAAACAGTGTCATATATAATACCATGATTCACGGTTACTGCAAAGAAGGAAGCTCTTATAGGGCTCTTAGGCTGCTCAAAGAAATGGTTCACAGTGGAATGGTTCCAAATGTGGCCAGTTTTTGTTCAACCATAGGGCTTCTTTGCCGAGATGAAAAGTGGAAGGAAGCTGAACTTCTCTTGGGACAGATGATAAATTCAGGACTAAAGCCATCAGTTTCTTTGTACAAAATGGTTCACAAAGTCAAGGGTGATGTTTAG